The following are from one region of the Stigmatella ashevillena genome:
- the ltrA gene encoding group II intron reverse transcriptase/maturase, whose product MHRFWGMYVHLTRLETLEAAYLEARHNGGAPGADGVTFEAIESQGRGEFLSELARELEEERYTPKPYRRREIPKEGGKVRTISIPTIRDRVVQGALRLLLEPVFEADFSAHSFGARPGRSAHQAVDEVRKGMNHQKHLAVDVDLKSFFDTIRHDRMMEKVARRVQDGRVLALVKQFLKSTGGCGIPQGSPLSPLLANVALNDLDHALGKGKGYLTYVRYLDDMVVLTFNSKRGWRWAERALERIREEAEAIGVQLNKEKTRTVLLTEKGAMFAFLGFEFRWKPNPTIRKGYAHTSPRKKKLTEVLRKVRDVLHGSRHLSVQEAVVQVNPVLRGWVNYFRVGNSSRAFDKVKWQVELKVRRFAVKKLKRRGFGWTRWSSDVVYRMWGLFNDYRIRYYTAAKAGALPKGIITPMR is encoded by the coding sequence ATGCATCGTTTCTGGGGAATGTACGTTCACCTCACCCGGCTGGAGACCCTCGAAGCCGCCTACCTCGAAGCCCGCCACAATGGCGGTGCTCCCGGGGCGGACGGCGTGACGTTCGAGGCCATCGAGAGCCAGGGACGCGGCGAGTTCCTGTCGGAGCTCGCACGGGAGTTGGAGGAGGAGCGGTACACCCCCAAGCCGTACCGACGAAGAGAGATTCCAAAGGAGGGCGGCAAGGTCCGCACCATCTCGATTCCAACGATTCGAGACCGGGTGGTCCAAGGCGCGCTTCGGTTGCTGCTGGAACCCGTCTTCGAAGCCGACTTCTCGGCACATTCGTTCGGGGCGAGACCTGGGCGCTCGGCACATCAGGCCGTGGACGAAGTGCGCAAGGGGATGAACCACCAGAAGCACCTGGCCGTGGATGTGGACTTGAAGTCCTTCTTCGACACCATTCGGCACGACCGGATGATGGAGAAGGTGGCGCGCAGAGTCCAAGACGGCCGAGTGCTCGCCCTGGTGAAGCAATTCCTGAAGAGCACGGGTGGGTGCGGAATCCCGCAAGGGTCTCCGCTCTCGCCGCTGTTGGCCAACGTGGCGCTGAACGACTTGGACCACGCCCTGGGGAAGGGCAAAGGTTATCTCACCTATGTGAGGTACCTCGATGACATGGTGGTGCTCACCTTCAACTCGAAGCGAGGATGGAGGTGGGCGGAGCGTGCGCTGGAGCGCATCCGCGAAGAAGCGGAGGCCATCGGCGTGCAGCTGAACAAGGAGAAGACCCGGACGGTGTTGCTGACCGAGAAGGGGGCCATGTTCGCGTTCCTCGGCTTCGAGTTCCGCTGGAAGCCGAACCCCACCATCCGGAAGGGGTATGCACACACGAGCCCGCGAAAGAAGAAGCTCACCGAGGTCCTCCGCAAGGTCAGGGATGTCCTCCACGGCAGCCGGCACCTGTCGGTGCAGGAGGCGGTGGTCCAAGTCAACCCGGTCCTTCGCGGTTGGGTGAACTACTTCCGAGTGGGGAACTCGAGCCGAGCATTCGACAAGGTGAAGTGGCAGGTCGAACTCAAGGTGAGACGGTTCGCGGTGAAGAAACTGAAGCGAAGGGGCTTCGGCTGGACGAGGTGGAGTAGCGACGTCGTGTACAGGATGTGGGGTCTCTTCAACGACTACCGCATCCGGTACTACACCGCCGCGAAAGCGGGCGCCCTGCCGAAAGGAATCATAACCCCGATGAGATGA
- a CDS encoding aldo/keto reductase gives MRDRVVLTTKFSNNVESGNPNAGGNGRKNMMRAVEASLRRLRTDYIDLYLLHTWDRITPAEEVVRTFDDLVRAGKIRYAGLSDVPGWYAGRAQTYAEAHALTPLINLQLQYSLIERNIEPEFVPLAQTLGLGITAWSPLGMGLLSGKYRPSEGGGTGEGRLTQKGPGPGSGLFTEHNWRVVAALEEVAQEVGRSMAQVALNWAATQPGLASVIIGASKVSQLEDNLAALDFELPAGLRQRLNTVSARTPPFPYPMFTDAYQSRILNAGSSVGDKPAGYAPPVWMEKPSTGG, from the coding sequence GTGCGTGATCGCGTCGTGCTGACCACCAAGTTCAGCAACAACGTCGAGTCTGGCAATCCGAACGCGGGCGGCAATGGCCGCAAGAACATGATGCGCGCGGTGGAAGCCTCGCTGCGCCGGTTGCGCACCGACTACATTGATCTCTACTTGCTGCACACGTGGGACCGGATCACCCCGGCCGAGGAGGTCGTGCGGACGTTCGACGACCTGGTGCGGGCTGGGAAGATCCGCTACGCGGGCCTGTCCGATGTGCCAGGCTGGTATGCAGGACGTGCGCAGACGTATGCCGAAGCACATGCGCTGACGCCGCTCATCAACCTGCAATTGCAATACTCGTTGATCGAACGGAACATCGAGCCTGAGTTCGTGCCATTGGCGCAGACGCTGGGACTGGGCATCACCGCGTGGAGCCCGCTTGGGATGGGGCTGCTCTCTGGGAAATACCGGCCGAGCGAGGGCGGTGGCACGGGCGAGGGCAGGCTCACGCAAAAGGGGCCGGGGCCGGGGAGCGGCCTCTTCACCGAGCACAACTGGCGGGTGGTGGCGGCTCTCGAAGAGGTGGCCCAGGAGGTGGGCCGCAGCATGGCGCAGGTGGCGTTGAACTGGGCCGCCACGCAACCCGGGCTGGCCTCGGTCATCATCGGCGCGAGCAAGGTCAGCCAGTTGGAAGACAATCTCGCCGCGTTGGACTTCGAGCTCCCGGCGGGGTTGCGCCAGCGGCTCAACACGGTGAGTGCACGGACCCCGCCTTTCCCATACCCGATGTTCACCGATGCGTATCAGTCACGGATATTGAATGCCGGAAGTTCTGTCGGCGATAAGCCGGCCGGGTATGCGCCGCCCGTATGGATGGAAAAGCCATCCACTGGGGGTTGA